In a single window of the Elaeis guineensis isolate ETL-2024a chromosome 8, EG11, whole genome shotgun sequence genome:
- the LOC105036981 gene encoding transcription termination factor MTERF6, chloroplastic/mitochondrial-like produces MEKSSNQKISIMGFFKEKGFDDGSIQKMFQRCKQLEFLDGERACENWNYLKSIGIQERKLPSVVSKCPKIITLGLNEKLVCTVQCLTTLGAKPGGVALAIAKFPHILTHSVEEKLCPLLAFFQALGVSEKQLGKLLLLNPRLISYSIETKFSQIVDFFASLGLNKQGMIRKILVKNPFILGYSVEKRLLPTAEFLKSIGLNEFHLQRVVLNFPEVLCRDVKKVLRPNLVFLKSCGFYHEQIAVMVTKYPPVLIKSVKNSLELRIRFLVEEMGREISEIADYPEFFQHGLKKSLEFRQKLLKQKNIDCSLTEMLNCNHKKFSNKFGLVAGCL; encoded by the coding sequence ATGGAGAAGAGCAGCAACCAGAAGATTAGTATTATGGGATTCTTTAAAGAGAAAGGGTTTGATGATGGAAGCATACAGAAAATGTTCCAAAGATGCAAGCAGCTAGAGTTCCTTGATGGAGAGAGAGCCTGTGAGAACTGGAATTATTTGAAGAGTATTGGAATTCAAGAGAGGAAACTTCCCTCTGTTGTTTCCAAGTGCCCCAAGATCATCACTTTGGGCTTGAATGAGAAGCTTGTGTGTACAGTCCAATGCCTTACAACCTTGGGAGCAAAACCTGGTGGAGTGGCCTTGGCCATAGCCAAATTTCCCCACATACTCACCCACAGTGTAGAAGAGAAGCTCTGCCCACTACTAGCCTTCTTCCAAGCACTGGGAGTCTCTGAAAAGCAACTGGGTAAGTTGCTGTTGCTCAACCCTAGGCTCATCAGTTACAGCATTGAGACTAAATTTTCTCAGATTGTGGATTTCTTTGCAAGCTTAGGACTTAATAAGCAAGGTATGATTCGTAAAATTTTGGTGAAGAACCCATTCATTCTGGGTTACAGTGTTGAGAAACGGCTCCTGCCCACGGCAGAGTTTCTGAAGTCAATAGGCTTAAATGAGTTTCATCTTCAAAGGGTGGTTCTCAATTTTCCAGAGGTACTATGTAGAGATGTGAAAAAAGTTTTGAGACCCAATTTAGTTTTCTTAAAGAGTTGTGGGTTTTACCATGAACAAATTGCAGTGATGGTGACCAAATATCCTCCTGTTTTAATCAAGAGCGTCAAAAATTCTCTGGAGCTCAGAATCAGATTCTTGGTAGAAGAGATGGGGAGGGAAATCAGTGAGATAGCAGATTATCCTGAATTCTTTCAGCATGGTCTAAAGAAGAGTCTGGAGTTCCGACAGAAGTTGCTGAAGCAGAAGAATATAGATTGTAGCTTAACTGAGATGCTTAACTGCAATCATAAGAAGTTCAGTAACAAGTTTGGCTTGGTTGCAGGCTGCTTGTGA